The Zea mays cultivar B73 chromosome 7, Zm-B73-REFERENCE-NAM-5.0, whole genome shotgun sequence DNA segment CGGGTCAGGTACCTCGGTGCCATGGCCTACGGCGCCGAGAAAAGGGTCCAAACACAAAAATAAGTTATTCAGGGGTCGAAACGTTAATTTTTCGAAAAAGGGACCAAAATATAAAAAATTCGGTCCGCTAGCTCTGGAAATTCCGCGGACCGCATACGATATGACATACGCTACTGGAGTCGCATTGCTGGCCCTTGCTCATCCTTTGCTTGTGACAGTAAAGAGTTTTCCTTAATATATAATATAAATGGTATCAAGAGTTGAATGGCCAGAGCGGAAAATCTAAGTGTACAATCAATTGTTGACACTTGGAGAGGTCACCCCACGATGGTAACCTCATCCTCGCATCAATCCACCCTCTACCAGTATACCCTAGTCTAAACCTCTTAGAAATGTAAGAAATCCTAAAGAAACATACCTAAGGGATTATTTGGTTAGaggtggattggaggggattaaatatCCACCTATTTTAATAAATTTAAAATGGCACGTGTAGGGGTGGTATATATCATGATTCAAATGTTTCTTCATGAAAAGTTTGAGTCCTTAATTAATTGTggttcaaaaataaatagaacTAGAGCTCGATCCTAATATGAtctgatccttaaattttatagtgtaaaacttAGAGCCCATCATCATCCCTAGGCACGCATCCATAATGCACCTATAAATGTAATCTATCATAAAATTTGACATAAAACTCATTTTGTAAAATTAATTAAAAAATAACAAATTTTAGGTGTGATTGCACTATAACCAAGTCCAATGAACTTTCAATTATTGTGCATTTGCACCTAAATTTTTTGTTTTAGTTTAAATTTAGctagttttaaattttgtttcaacTTCTATATTAAATGATCAACATGATCGACAAAGCCTACCCCTTAATCCTCTCTAATCTCCATGCAACCAAACAAGCCCTTGAAGCCTTGAGCGTGACCTCACTGACCCCCTTTGTGGTAGCTCCACCATCCCCTTCACAACCTAAAAGCATCAAGTACGTCGATGATCGCAGGTTAGCAGGGGGGTGAATTCCATGTGAATGGTCCATTGTTGCCTGCAATGTATATCCCACCCACTATGAATGGAATGTATGTTCCAACTACTATGAATGTTCACTCGCCCCCTTCTCCCCTACACCCTCCTTTGCTTCTAGTTAGGATGCAAGACTTCTATGTTCTGCCCCCTCCCCTGCTACCCTAGGAGTGGATGTCACTATTGATGCCTTCATCAATGAAGATGAGGAAACCTTTGAGAGTGGAGACCTTGACACTACAAGCTCTGAGTTCTCCTAAGAGGGATGCACCCACTCTAAGGATGCATGGGTGTCCCTTGGTCATGACAACATCACAAAAGACTTCTCTTTACCTACATTGAGCCACCTACCCTTCTTACAGAGGCGACCACATTCATTCATGTTGCCCTCGGTTTTGTTGTGCTCTTCCTCCCAGTTAATTTATTTGTGTCCTCAAGTTGTGCCATGATCATCAGGTGTGGTTCGCATCACGAGCTTGACTACCTCTACTGTCCAGCACATTGTGCATGAGGgagttgagctctccttagattgGCTAGAGGAGACTACATAGATGTTCTATAGAGTCCCTCCTTACATCACATTCATTGCATTTATAGAATGTTTTGCATGATTATGTGAGGTGGCAGAGATCGACCAGGACCTACCTCTATGCGGAAGACTTATTCCCGCTCTACCTTCTTCTTGAGGTTAATGAATACTTGGAGAAACCTTACAAAGTAAAGACATGCAAGTTGTATCACTCGAGTGATACAATTAGGGTTTGGCGCATGAAGAATCAAGTAGATGTCCATGGGAACCTGACTTATGTTTTCTAGCCATCAACTTCTCCGCCTCCAGGGCCATTATTTGGGACCATTGACTTTTTAGTAGATATGAATGAGCACACCCTCAACCCCATGTTGATGGCAAAAATTTCACCATTTCATACACTCAAAATACCATAAAaacctcaaaatgaaaggaagaTAAATATAACATGGTCATATTTTATTAAACAAGTTCCATATACCCATGATGTATTTTTCTGTAGAATTTTAGAAAATGAATATATGAGCCTGTTGGACAACCATATGGATCCAACAACACTCTCAGGCCCTCCATGATCCATGAAACACACTCCTAAGTATTTCTAGACCTTGGATGCTAAGTGTGTTTTCTCTTAATGGCTCAACATGAGAGAACATGGATTGGTGGACCCACAAATGACCAAAGTAACATACTTACGGGTCCACACTAGCATATACACACAAGAGCCAAGCCAAGAGGCCCCACACTATAGTGTAAGGGCCATATGGCAAGGGGTTGACCGATCCACACCCTATCGCTTAATGGTCCTAGTGCACCCACCAACCTTCAACGTGTTTCCATGCAAATAAGCACACATTTGACAAATCTTCACCATACATTTTATGATAGTTTGATCCAAGGGATGTGATGTGAAACATATAGATCCATGGATCCACTTCTTAACCCCTATAAATAGAGGCACACACCCTCCTCTCCATTCATGTCTCAAGCTCCAAGTGAAGAGTAGAATAACAAAATTGTATTCCTAGTTTAGTAGAATAGTTTAGTGTGTGAGTTCGAGAGATTATTGAGCTTTGATTGAGTTTCCAGATCTAGTCTTTTGAAGAGTATCATATAGCTCTTTGTAACTTTCCCTTTTTAGTAAGATTTTACTTTatttataatattattatttCTCTACTTTACTTAATCTTTACTTTGTGTGACACTATACTTGTTATATTGTTTTTGTGGTATATCATAGCATATAGTTGATGCATGATAGATTGTGATTTAGGAACCCACACTTGTACATTGATCACCACCTTAATGAATGCTCTAATTGATGCTCTTACTTGTAAATGTACCTCAGTCTTACTTTATCTTGGATCCGCCACTACTGACTATACAAGTTGAATGTATTCATTCTCATATATTGTGAGGCGGCGACATCTAATTTGTGAGGCGGCGACATCTAGAATTGCATCTGGAAAAGAAAATAACACGTAAAAACTTGAGCACTGCTACAATGAATAACCACGGCTCAGTCCGTCAGCGCGGTGGTGTTGCTGCCCAGCAGCGCGGCCTTCTCCCTGAACTGTTTCCACTCGTCGAACACTTGGGTGAGCTTCTGGAGCTTGGATTGGAGTCCCACGAGGCAGTTGGCGTGCACCGTGCACACCCTGTAGAAGTCCTTGCGGAGCTCGCAGAAGCCGCTGAGGTAGGCCGTGTCCACGAACTGCACCCGCACGCCATGCCGCGCCGACAGCTCCTGCTTCACCTGGTCGAACACGTACTGCTCGTGCGCGCCGGGAAACCCTTTCCGCGACTCGTACCAGCTCCCGTAGAACGCCACCATCCGCGCGTTCGCCTTAGCGTACACGAACCCGCCGTTGGCCAGCTTGTTCAGGTCGTACGGGTTGTCGCCGTAGAAGAAATCGCACGACATGGCCATGTCGGCGCCTACCGGGATGCGCAGCAGCGGGTTCCGCAGCCAGATGATGTCCACATCCTGCGCACATTGGTTATACTTATACCAGCATTCATAAACATGCACGCACGCGTCCAGTCAGTTCTGGCTGCAGCAGATCTTTCAGCTCTGATCGGACCCCGACACCCAGTGCTGCTCACCGTGAAGACGAAGCTGTAGCCGAGCTCCAGGATCCGGGCCTGGAACCGGTTCCTGCGCCACATCATGTCCAGGTAGTCCTTCTGCATGTACGACTGCTCCGCCGCGTAGTCGACGCCGTCGACGCGGAGGTGGTAGCAGAGCCGGTGCACGTGCTGGCACCGCTCGTACGCCATGGCGTCGACGGCGACGACGATCAGGTGCTTTAGCAGCGG contains these protein-coding regions:
- the LOC103647121 gene encoding uncharacterized protein At4g15970 isoform X1, giving the protein MSSYSHSTKNFLGFLLGAAVTAACILLLLPPAPCPCGVLPAQQESVVLGNGNGTQADPSMKKLHMQAGNSTDHELLELLKRAAMDDRTIIMTFTNEAWTAPGSLLDLFLQSFRLGVRTAPLLKHLIVVAVDAMAYERCQHVHRLCYHLRVDGVDYAAEQSYMQKDYLDMMWRRNRFQARILELGYSFVFTDVDIIWLRNPLLRIPVGADMAMSCDFFYGDNPYDLNKLANGGFVYAKANARMVAFYGSWYESRKGFPGAHEQYVFDQVKQELSARHGVRVQFVDTAYLSGFCELRKDFYRVCTVHANCLVGLQSKLQKLTQVFDEWKQFREKAALLGSNTTALTD
- the LOC103647121 gene encoding uncharacterized protein At4g15970 isoform X2, translating into MSSYSHSTKNFLGFLLGAAVTAACILLLLPPAPCPCGVLPAQQESVVLGNGNGTQADPSMKKLHMAGNSTDHELLELLKRAAMDDRTIIMTFTNEAWTAPGSLLDLFLQSFRLGVRTAPLLKHLIVVAVDAMAYERCQHVHRLCYHLRVDGVDYAAEQSYMQKDYLDMMWRRNRFQARILELGYSFVFTDVDIIWLRNPLLRIPVGADMAMSCDFFYGDNPYDLNKLANGGFVYAKANARMVAFYGSWYESRKGFPGAHEQYVFDQVKQELSARHGVRVQFVDTAYLSGFCELRKDFYRVCTVHANCLVGLQSKLQKLTQVFDEWKQFREKAALLGSNTTALTD